In Acipenser ruthenus chromosome 15, fAciRut3.2 maternal haplotype, whole genome shotgun sequence, a genomic segment contains:
- the LOC117422073 gene encoding leucine-rich repeat and fibronectin type-III domain-containing protein 5, with translation MEKLLFYLLVIGMAVKAQICPKRCVCQNLSPNLATLCAKKGLLFVPPNIDRRTVELRLADNFVSSIKRKDFANMTGLVDLTLSRNTISFITPHAFADLRNLRALHLNSNRLTKISNDMFSGLSNLHHLIVNNNQLTHIFSEAFNDVLALEELDISYNNLETIPWEAIERMVSLHTLSLDHNMIDYIPEGTFSNLHKLTRLDVTSNKLQKLPPDPLFQRAQALATSDIMSSSSFALSFGGNPLHCNCELLWLRRLTREDDLETCATPYHLTGRYFWSIPEEEFLCEPPLITRHTHEMRVLEGQRATLRCKARGDPEPAIHWISPDGKLISNSSRALVYDNGTLDILITTVKDTGSFTCISSNPAGEATQIVDLNIIKLPHLINSTNNIQDPDPGSSDISTSTKSGSNTSNNTGDTKINQDKRVVTAEATSSTALIKFNFQRNIPGIRMFQIQYNGTYDDSLVYRMIPPTSKNFLINNLAAGTIYDLCVLAIYDDGITSLTATRVVGCIQFTTEQDYVRCHFMQSQFLGGTMIIIIGGIIVASVLVFIIILMIRYKVCNSGDPNKATKVSNMHSQTNGSQGQGCGGSLPPSNSKLALGQEESAQCHKALYRDTVTQSSETCSIPDCSTTTSLVAQNWTSSTSGSPKPKRKPGPKSSAEPKIDILPNAETQNTNRNNSTALQQQPSRSPLIQPKQNPSFKRAQSKPNKYLTLPTENLRAKRRYSLNEDFSKYNYYINSQNLGSLCSKRSLSMNGMLLQLEGSDKDSGKATFSSSEWILESTV, from the exons ATGGAAAAACTGCTTTTCTATCTGCTGGTCATTGGCATGGCAGTTAAGGCCCAGATCTGTCCAAAGCGCTGTGTCTGTCAAAATTTGTCTCCCAACCTTGCAACACTCTGTGCCAAAAAAGGGCTTCTATTTGTCCCGCCGAACATCGACCGGCGTACCGTGGAGTTGCGTCTGGCTGATAACTTTGTTTCAAGCATCAAACGGAAAGACTTTGCCAACATGACCGGCCTGGTGGACCTTACCCTGTCTAGGAATACAATTAGCTTCATCACTCCTCATGCTTTTGCTGACCTCCGCAACTTGCGGGCCTTACATCTAAACAGCAATCGATTAACTAAGATTTCCAATGATATGTTTAGCGGTCTCTCCAACCTCCATCACTTAATTGTAAACAACAACCAGCTCACCCACATCTTCTCAGAGGCTTTTAATGATGTTTTGGCATTGGAAGAGTTGGATATATCCTATAACAACCTGGAAACCATCCCTTGGGAAGCCATTGAGAGGATGGTTAGCTTGCACACACTCAGCCTGGATCACAACATGATTGACTACATCCCTGAGGGAACTTTCTCCAATCTCCACAAGCTAACACGCTTAGATGTTACCTCCAATAAACTCCAGAAACTCCCACCAGATCCACTCTTCCAGCGTGCTCAGGCTCTGGCTACATCAGATATCATGAGTTCTTCATCTTTTGCGCTAAGCTTTGGGGGGAACCCATTGCACTGCAATTGCGAACTCCTTTGGCTGAGACGGCTCACGCGGGAAGATGATTTAGAGACCTGTGCCACACCGTACCATTTAACAGGACGCTACTTTTGGTCTATCCCAGAAGAGGAGTTCTTGTGCGAGCCTCCACTCATCACCCGCCATACACATGAGATGAGGGTTTTGGAAGGCCAACGGGCTACATTGAGATGCAAAGCCAGAGGGGACCCAGAACCAGCTATACACTGGATTTCACCTGACGGCAAGCTCATCTCCAACTCTTCCAGGGCACTTGTTTACGATAATGGGACGCTTGACATCCTTATCACCACTGTGAAGGACACAGGCTCTTTCACGTGCATCTCTTCCAATCCAGCTGGGGAAGCCACTCAAATAGTGGACCTGAACATAATCAAGCTCCCCCACTTGATTAACAGCACAAATAACATTCAGGACCCTGACCCTGGTTCCTCAGATATATCCACTTCCACTAAATCTGGTTCCAACACAAGCAACAACACAGGGGACACAAAGATAAACCAGGACAAAAGGGTGGTGACTGCAGAGGCAACCTCATCAACAGCCCTTATTAAATTTAATTTTCAGAGGAACATCCCAGGTATCCGCATGTTCCAAATCCAATACAATGGCACCTATGATGACTCCCTTGTTTATAG AATGATCCCTCCCACAAGCAAAAACTTCCTTATTAATAACTTGGCTGCGGGAACTATCTATGACCTGTGTGTCCTGGCTATCTATGATGATGGTatcacctctctcactgcaaccAGGGTTGTGGGTTGCATCCAATTCACAACGGAGCAGGATTATGTCCGCTGTCACTTTATGCAATCTCAGTTTCTTGGTGGtacaatgattattattattggtgggaTCATTGTGGCATCTGTACTTGTCTTCATCATCATCCTGATGATCCGGTATAAAGTGTGCAACAGTGGGGATCCAAACAAGGCCACAAAGGTCAGCAACATGCACTCCCAAACCAATGGGTCCCAAGGCCAGGGCTGTGGGGGATCACTACCCCCCTCAAACTCAAAGCTGGCCTTGGGGCAGGAGGAAAGTGCCCAGTGTCACAAGGCTCTCTACAGAGACACTGTGACACAGTCATCAGAAACCTGCTCCATCCCCGATTGCTCCACCACTACCTCTTTGGTGGCTCAGAACTGGACCTCCAGCACGTCTGGCTCTCCAAAGCCAAAACGTAAGCCTGGGCCAAAGTCATCTGCTGAGCCCAAGATTGATATTCTGCCCAACGCCGAGACTCAAAACACAAACCGTAATAACTCCACAGCGTTGCAGCAGCAGCCCAGCCGTTCCCCTCTGATCCAGCCTAAGCAGAACCCATCTTTTAAAAGAGCACAATCCAAGCCCAATAAATACCTTACCCTACCAACAGAGAATCTGAGAGCAAAACGCAGGTATTCTCTAAATGAAGACTTTTCTAAGTACAACTACTACATCAATTCCCAAAATCTGGGAAGCTTGTGTTCTAAACGGAGCCTATCAATGAATGGCATGTTGTTGCAGTTGGAAGGCTCCGATAAAGATAGTGGGAAAGCTACGTTCTCAAGTTCGGAGTGGATACTGGAAAGCACTGTGtga